The following nucleotide sequence is from Streptomyces bathyalis.
GTTGTTGGAGGTGGCTGCGGCGGCTTCAGGTGCCGCAGCCGCCCTTCCAGGCGGTTCGTGTCCGTCGGGCTGATCGGGAGGTACACCTCCCGCGCCTGTGAGTAGTACCTGCGCGCCTCCTGCGCGTCACCGTGATGTTCAGCTGCTTCTCCCAGCATTTCCAGGGTCCGGCCCTGCCAGTGCAGCGACCCGGAGAGGTGAAAGTCCTCCAGGGCTTCCAGGAGATGACCAACACCCTGCTCATACGTGGCGTGGAGAGCCGTGGTGTGTCCCAGGAGGGCGAGTGAACGAGCGGCATCGTAGGTGTCTTCTTCGGCGACAAGGTCGGTGTGTGCTCGAGTCAGGTACTGGAGGGCCCGCTGGTGGTCTCCTCGTTCCAATGCGGTCTCCGCCAGGCAGACGCGGGAGAGGGCCGCACCCCGCCGGTACCCGATCTCTTCGCGCAGTGCCAGGGCGCGGACGAAGTGTTCTTCTGCCTCTCTGAGTTGGTGCAGCGCCAGGTGGGCGTTGCCGAGTCCGTTCAGCGCTTGGGCCTGCTGGCGTGGGTCGTTGTCCTCTTCGGCGTGACAGAGGGCTTGTGTGTACCAGTCGACTGCTTCTCGGTGGCGGCCGGCGTTTCGGAGTCCGTTGCCGCCCGAGGTCAGCATGCGTCCGACTGCTTGGCGGTCTCCGTCTCGTTGTGCGGCGGTCAATCCGACGGTGTGCGCCTCTATCCACATCTCTGTGGGCCTCAGGCGGAGAAAGAGCGGCCACATGGCGTCTACCAGTTGCCAGCAACTCGCGTGCCATCCTGCGTCGGCGCTGTGCCGCACAGCCGCCATGAGGCTGGCCCGGTGGCTGTCCAGCCACTCCAGCGCGGCAGCTGGTTCGGAGAAGCCGATCGGCTCAGCGGGCTGACGGGAGTAGCTGCGAGCCAGGTTCCGGTGGCTGGGCGTGAGAATGCCTTCCGCAGTGGTCGCGGCGTCGAGGCACCAGTCGACATAGCGGCGGAGTATCTCCTGGCGCGCCGCGGTTGTCTCCTCTGCTTCGCCGCGCTGCTGGGCATGCGGCAGAACGAGGTCGTGGAAGCGGTAGCTGCCGTTGTCGCCGGCTTCTTCCAACAGGTTGCTCTCGACTAAGTTCTGGAGGGCCCGCTCAACCTCGTGTACGGGCTGGGCGCAGGCCGCAGCGACCAGCTCCTGGTCATAGTGGCGGGCAGGTAGAACGCCCAGGCACCGATAGATTTCTGCGACGGCTGAGGGCAGGAGCCGGTAGGACTCATCCAAAGCGGCGCGCACTGCAGCTTGGCCATCCACGCGTAGCGCCTCAAGTGGCCCGTCTCCTTGGGAGAGGGCAGTCACCAGCGTAGATAAGGATCGCCGGGGGTGGATGGCCAGTTGGGCCGCCGCCAGACACAGCGCCAGCGGCAGTCCTGCACACAACGTCACAATGGCTTGCGCTGCCCCGGGATCTTGACCGATCCGTGGCCCTCCGCCCGATTGAGTCAGCAGCTCGACGCCAGCTTCGGGAACCAGCGCCTCCAACTGGTGAAGCGAGGCGCCGTCCACGAGGAGACCGGAGAGATGGCTGCGGCTGGTGACAGCCACAAGGCTCCCGGGGCCTGCAGGCAGCAACGGTCGTACCTGCGCTGCGGTAACTGCGTTGTCCAGCATGACTGCCAGTCGCAGTCCGGACGTCAGCGACCGCCACAGCGCTGCCCGTTCGGAAGTCTCGGGGGGCAGCGCAGTAGCACCGACAGCGCGTAGCAGGTGCTCCAGCACGTCGCCGGGGGAGACAGGTCCTGTGGGAGAGTAGCCGCCCAGGTCGACGTACAACTCGCCATCGCCGAAGTCTTGGCGTGCCCGCTGGTGCAACCACCGCGAGACAAGCGCGGTCTTGCCAACACCGGGAAGCCCGGTGACGACCAGTAGCTGGACGGCAGATGCCGGGTGAGAGGCGCGGAGTTCGTTCAGCGCTGCGAGATCTTGGTCGCGGTCCACGAAGTGCGCACGGAACGGGGGTAGTTCATGGGGTATGGGCTGCTGCTGCCGGTCCGGGGTGGTGTGGAAGTGGATACCGCCATGCACCTGACCGGCTTGCACGGTCGGCCCGTGCAGTTGCGCTGACCCGCTGATGGTGTTCGCGCTCTGTCTTCGTGTTCTGTCCGATGTCCCGTGTTCGCGGAGCCAGCACATCAGCGCGGTTTCGAACTCAGGGCGCTGGGTTGCACGTTGAATGAGTGCATGGGCCAGACGGGGCAGGCCGCTGGAGGGGTCACCCATGTCGTTCACTGCGGCCCAGGCTTCCGCGAGTTCAGCGTCCCCTTGAACTGTCGTGTGCACCACTCGTGTCAGGTCGCTCCATGCCTGTGAGTCAGGGTGGGCGGACCAAGGAATCATGGCCGATAAGAGTGCTGTCGCCTGCACCACTTCCCCCATTTCCTCACCGCAGCCCCGTCGTTGGGTACTGAACCCGCCAGTGCGGGCATACCCAGGGCCTCTCTGCCCGTACGCGCCACCTTCAGGTGACACGGGCCACCGCACCCACCGCTGATCGCCTTTCATTCACTGAGGGGCAGTTTCGGACCTCCACTCGAGCGCAGGTGGTCACCGAAGTTAAGGCCTGTCATTCTCGGAGGGTAGGGACGAGCCGTACCGGCGGGAGGACGCTGGTGGAGCTCCACATACAGCTACTCGGAACCGTCGGGCTTCGCGTCGGGGACCAAACCAACGGCCTGGGTTCCGCGAAAGAGCGTCTTACGCTGGCAAGTCTCGCCCGGGATGCGAGTCGCACGGTAAGCGTCGACACCCTCATCCACCGCATTTGGGAGGACGACCCACCGCCCACGGCTCGTGGCATCATATCGGGACACATCTCGCGCATCCGAACCGCCATGGACGAGCTTGCGGGTCCGCACGCCCCCCATGTGCTCCGGAGCACGAACGCGTACATGTTGGAGGTGGACCCCGACCAGGTCGACCTACGCCGGTACCTAGCACTCATCGACCAGGCGCGCTCACTTGCGGACAGTGGCAACTACTCAGAGGCGCTCCACACCCTGGATGAAGCAGCCCGGCAATGGGGCGGTGAACCCGTCACCGGGATGCCAGGCACCTGGGCAGCAGATCTGCGGCGCATGGTGGAAGAGAAGAACCTGGCGGCCGTGCTGATGCG
It contains:
- a CDS encoding tetratricopeptide repeat protein, with protein sequence MVHTTVQGDAELAEAWAAVNDMGDPSSGLPRLAHALIQRATQRPEFETALMCWLREHGTSDRTRRQSANTISGSAQLHGPTVQAGQVHGGIHFHTTPDRQQQPIPHELPPFRAHFVDRDQDLAALNELRASHPASAVQLLVVTGLPGVGKTALVSRWLHQRARQDFGDGELYVDLGGYSPTGPVSPGDVLEHLLRAVGATALPPETSERAALWRSLTSGLRLAVMLDNAVTAAQVRPLLPAGPGSLVAVTSRSHLSGLLVDGASLHQLEALVPEAGVELLTQSGGGPRIGQDPGAAQAIVTLCAGLPLALCLAAAQLAIHPRRSLSTLVTALSQGDGPLEALRVDGQAAVRAALDESYRLLPSAVAEIYRCLGVLPARHYDQELVAAACAQPVHEVERALQNLVESNLLEEAGDNGSYRFHDLVLPHAQQRGEAEETTAARQEILRRYVDWCLDAATTAEGILTPSHRNLARSYSRQPAEPIGFSEPAAALEWLDSHRASLMAAVRHSADAGWHASCWQLVDAMWPLFLRLRPTEMWIEAHTVGLTAAQRDGDRQAVGRMLTSGGNGLRNAGRHREAVDWYTQALCHAEEDNDPRQQAQALNGLGNAHLALHQLREAEEHFVRALALREEIGYRRGAALSRVCLAETALERGDHQRALQYLTRAHTDLVAEEDTYDAARSLALLGHTTALHATYEQGVGHLLEALEDFHLSGSLHWQGRTLEMLGEAAEHHGDAQEARRYYSQAREVYLPISPTDTNRLEGRLRHLKPPQPPPTTPLLAEVESG